A window from Gossypium raimondii isolate GPD5lz chromosome 7, ASM2569854v1, whole genome shotgun sequence encodes these proteins:
- the LOC105786328 gene encoding cycloeucalenol cycloisomerase yields MGGNFPSSSSLWLAANPSKRWGELFFLCYTPFWLTLCLGIVVPFKLYENFTELEYLLIGLVSAIPSFLIPMLVVGKADSSLHWKDRYWVKASVWIVIFSYVGNYFWTHYFFTVLGASYTFPSWKMNDVPHTTFLLTHVVFLFYHVTSNMTLRRLRHSIASLPENIQLATEVAWILALSYFIAYLETLAISNFPYYDFVDRASMYKVGSLFYAIYFIVSFPMFLRIDEKPGDLWDLPRVAVDSLGAAMLVTIILDLWRIFLGPIVPLADAKQCIHPGLPWFAGSANVASQNQCA; encoded by the exons ATGGGCG GtaattttccttcttcttcaaGTTTATGGCTGGCTGCTAATCCGAGTAAGAGATGGGGCgagcttttctttctttgttacACTCCATTTTGGCTCACTCTCTGTTTGGGCATCGTTGTTCCTTTCAAACTTTACGAG AACTTTACAGAATTGGAATATTTGCTCATAGGCTTGGTGTCAGCAATTCCTTCATTTTTGATACCAATGCTAGTTGTTGGGAAG GCTGACAGCAGCTTGCATTGGAAGGACCGTTATTGGGTTAAG GCCAGTGTCTGGATTGTAATATTTAGTTACGTCGGGAATTATTTTTGGACCCATTATTTCTTCACGGTTTTAGGAGCTTCTTATACCTTCCCATCTTGGAAAATGAACGAT GTACCACACACGACTTTCCTTCTCACTCACGTTGTCTTCCTGTTTTACCATGTTACGTCAAACATGACACTTCGCAGATTAAGGCACTCTATTGCTAGCTTGCCCGAGAATATTCAGTTGGCTACTGAGGTGGCATGGATTTTGGCCCTTTCTTATTTCATAGCATATCTCGAGACTTTAGCTATTTCTAAC TTCCCGTACTATGATTTTGTGGATCGTGCGTCTATGTATAAAGTGGGATCTTTGTTTTATGCTATATACTTCATCGTGAGCTTCCCGATGTTTCTCAG GATTGACGAGAAACCCGGTGATCTATGGGACTTACCTCGGGTGGCGGTTGATTCTCTAGGCGCTGCAATGTTAGTCACAATAATACTTGATTTGTGGCGCATCTTCCTTGGACCTATCGTTCCACTAGCCGATGCAAAACAGTGCATTCATCCGGGTCTGCCATGGTTTGCAGGAAGTGCAAATGTAGCTTCACAAAACCAATGTGCGTAA